In Streptomyces sclerotialus, one genomic interval encodes:
- a CDS encoding SDR family NAD(P)-dependent oxidoreductase, producing the protein MTDSDLAARTVLVTGATTGIGYETARQLAERGATVLVHGRTAEEAQAAADRLAACARVDPARLCACAADFARLEEAEHLAQRVLREHPHLDVLVNNAAMAAPERHTITADGNEIAFQVNFLAHYLLTNLLAPALTSDPGGRVVNVSSSLHRTASIQWSDPHRARRYSRLAAYAQSQLALTVFAADPRVTAVSVHPGICETGLLHLYGNRGASAAEGAAHVVRLCDPATEIVNGAYYDRDRRVEPAPAAMEDRNVKRLNKLADLLVGHTA; encoded by the coding sequence ATGACCGACTCCGATCTCGCTGCCCGTACCGTCCTGGTGACCGGTGCGACCACCGGTATCGGCTACGAGACCGCCCGGCAGCTCGCCGAACGCGGAGCGACCGTCCTCGTCCACGGCCGTACCGCCGAAGAGGCGCAGGCGGCGGCGGACCGGCTCGCCGCCTGTGCCCGTGTCGACCCCGCCCGTCTGTGCGCCTGCGCCGCGGACTTCGCCCGTCTGGAAGAGGCCGAGCACCTGGCACAACGCGTCCTGCGGGAACACCCGCACCTGGACGTCCTGGTGAACAACGCCGCGATGGCCGCACCCGAGCGGCACACGATCACCGCCGACGGCAACGAGATCGCCTTCCAGGTCAACTTCCTCGCGCACTACCTCCTCACCAACCTCCTGGCCCCCGCTCTGACCAGCGACCCGGGCGGCCGCGTCGTCAACGTCTCCTCCTCGCTGCACCGCACCGCCTCCATCCAGTGGAGCGACCCCCACCGTGCCCGCCGCTACTCCCGCCTCGCCGCGTACGCCCAGTCCCAGCTGGCGCTCACGGTCTTCGCGGCCGATCCCCGGGTGACGGCCGTCTCCGTCCACCCCGGCATCTGTGAGACCGGCCTGCTGCACCTGTACGGCAACCGAGGCGCGTCCGCGGCCGAGGGCGCGGCCCATGTCGTGCGGCTCTGCGACCCGGCGACCGAGATCGTCAACGGTGCGTACTACGACCGTGACCGGCGGGTCGAACCCGCTCCCGCCGCCATGGAGGACCGCAACGTGAAGCGCCTCAACAAGCTCGCCGACCTGCTCGTCGGCCACACCGCTTGA
- a CDS encoding alpha/beta fold hydrolase, with protein sequence MSHHRWEVATDAGSTSVVSAGRPRDGMPLLVLVPGTHMNAAVALDMVAGLARIGAVAALDVPGQPGLSAEHRPRRARLPWYGHWLSQALQQVASGPAVVIGHSLGAAIALAAQSPRIAGRLLLSPGGLMPLAVPVPLLRATVPWMVRPSLPRTTRLLGQMSAPGCPVPSHLAEWMTLVGETCRSTLAPRPLPVTVLARSRAVPCTVAVGAHDIFLPHTRLVPAAQRLLGTEPHVLDDAGHLLLDNAPHSVIALVGSLRAGG encoded by the coding sequence GTGTCCCATCACCGCTGGGAGGTGGCCACCGATGCCGGCAGCACAAGCGTGGTCTCGGCCGGACGGCCTCGGGACGGAATGCCGCTGCTGGTGCTGGTGCCGGGCACCCATATGAACGCCGCCGTGGCGCTGGACATGGTCGCCGGACTCGCGAGGATCGGTGCGGTGGCGGCGTTGGACGTGCCTGGCCAGCCCGGTCTCAGCGCCGAGCATCGGCCCCGTCGCGCCCGCCTGCCCTGGTATGGACACTGGCTGTCCCAGGCACTGCAACAGGTCGCTTCGGGGCCGGCCGTCGTCATCGGCCACTCCCTGGGGGCCGCCATCGCCCTGGCCGCGCAGTCACCGCGCATCGCCGGTCGCCTGCTGCTGTCTCCCGGTGGCCTGATGCCACTGGCCGTCCCCGTTCCCCTGCTGCGCGCCACCGTCCCGTGGATGGTGCGGCCCAGCCTGCCGCGTACCACGCGCCTGCTGGGGCAGATGAGCGCCCCAGGGTGTCCCGTGCCCTCCCATCTCGCCGAGTGGATGACGTTGGTCGGCGAGACATGCCGCAGCACGCTGGCTCCCAGGCCCCTGCCCGTAACAGTGCTGGCGCGCTCCCGAGCCGTGCCGTGCACGGTCGCGGTAGGCGCTCATGACATCTTCCTGCCCCACACCCGGCTCGTGCCGGCCGCGCAGCGCCTTCTGGGCACCGAACCGCACGTCCTGGACGACGCGGGCCACTTGCTCCTGGACAACGCTCCGCACAGCGTCATCGCGCTCGTAGGCAGCCTGCGGGCCGGCGGCTGA